CGAGTGCCCCGCGGGGTCGCAGTTCGTCCAGCTCGTCTGGGTCTGCACGGGGGAGACCTCGAGTTCCTGTCAGGCCGGCTACGAGCAGGAGTTCGCGCTCTGCTACGACCCCGGCTCCAGCAGCTACTTCACGGGCACGACGACCTGCCGCCGCAGGTGTGGCTGCCTCGCGTCCTGAGCCGCATCCCGGGGCTCCCGGCCACAATGGGACGCCCCCGCGCGCGGAACCGGGGGAGCGGGACGTGATTCCTCACGCGAATTGAAAACACGAAGGGGACCTCGCAGAGTCCCCAGCATGAGTGCAAGTCCTACCCTGGGGCGCGAGTCGACCCACGACGTGATCATCGCTGGCGCGGGTCCGGTTGGGTTGTTCCTGGCGTGCGAGCTGCGACTGGCGAAGCTCGACGTCCTCGTGCTCGAACAAGCGGTCGATCCGCGCTCCCCCTTGAAACAGCTTCCGTTCGGTCTGCGGGGCCTCTGGGTGCCGAGCATCGAGGCCTTCTATCGGCGCGGCTTGTTGGACGCGATCTCCGAGCATCCCCGCGAGGCTGGCGGTGCCCGCTTCAAGTATCGCCGCTCCATCGGGGATACGAGCGGGCCCGCGGGCCACTTCGCGAGCTTCCAGTTCGACTTCGCCAACATCGATTCGTCGCGCTGGCGCTACCGGATTCCCGGGCCCGCCGACACTCAGCTGGCCGGCGAGCTGGGGCACATCGAGCAGGTCCTCGTCGAGCGCGCGCTCGCGCTCGGCGTCGAGGTTCGTCGCGGCCAGGGCGTCAGCGGCTTCGAGCAGTCGGAGGAGGAGGTCGTCGTCCATGCCGGGGAACAGCGCTTCCTCGCGCGCTATCTCGTCGGCTGCGACGGCGCGCGCAGCGTCGTCCGGAAGCACGGAGGCTTCGCGTTCGTCGGCAGCGAGCCCGAGTTCACGGGCTACTCGGTCCACGTCGACCTCGCCGACCCGGCGATGCTCCCCCTGGGCGCGCACCTCACGGAGGCCGGCAGGTATCAACAGTGGCGGCCGGGCTACGTCACGGCGCTCGAGTTCGACGGCGGTGCGTTTCATCGCACGCAGCCGATCACACTCGACCAGGTGCAAGCGGTGCTCCGGCGCGTGTCGGGAAAGGACGTGAGGGTCACCGCGCTTCACGTGGCGACGACGTGGACCGACCGCGCGATGCAGGCGACCACCTACCGCCAGGGGCGCGTCCTGCTCGCGGGCGACGCCGCGCACATCCACTCGCCGCTCGGAGGGCAGGGGATGAACCTCGGCATCGGCGACGCGATGAACCTCGGCTGGAAGCTCGCGGCCACGATTCACGGCGACGCACCGAACCACCTGCTCGACAGCTATACGGCCGAACGGCACCCCGTTGGCGAGCGCATCCTGGATTGGACCCGGGCGCAGGTCGCGTTGATGCGGCCGAAGTCCAGCGCGCTCCAGGCCATCGTCCGCGACCTGCTGGAGACCCGCGACGGCGCGACCTATTTCGCCGAACGCCTCTGGGGACTCACACTTCGCTACGACTCCGGCGACGCGCATCCGCTCGTGGGTCGTAGCTGTCCGGACTTCGAGCTCGACGACGGCACGAGGCTCGGCGCGCTGCTGGAGAATGGCCAGGGGGTGCTGCTGGACTTCGACGAGCAGGTGCCTGTCCTCGATGGCCATTGGGGGACGCGCGTGCGGTACGTGGGGCGCGACGCGAAGGAGCGCCTCGGCGTCTCGGCGGTGCTCGTGCGCCCGGATGGATTCGTCGCGTGGGCGTGCGACACGACGGCGACGCCCCAGGAGGTCGAGCGCTCGGCGGCGAAGTGGTTCGGCGCCCCCCAGAGACGCGAGGCCATGGGGACGCGGTAGGTCGCTGGTGGACGGGCCCCTCCCCTGTCGCGATGGGTTCTAAGGGGTTCCCCTTATTTCGCCCCGGCCTGGGGATTGACTATCCCGAGTGGGTTGCACCCACCAGTCGCACCAGTCGGAGGAGAGATCGTCATGAAGAAGCTCTTCGTCGCGGCGTTGTTCGCATGGGGTGTCATGGGTTGTGGCGCGGGCACCCTGGAGGAGGAGGAGGCCCCGCTCGAGTCGACCGAGCAGGAGCTGTGCCCGGCGACGTGTCCCTCGGGGACGCAGTTCTCCCAGTACACCTGGGTCTGCGTCGGCGGCGCGACCACCGCCTGTCGGTCGGGCTACGAGCAGGAGTACGCGCTCTGCTACGACCCCGCGAACGGGGGCTACGTGATGGGCACGACGACGTGCCGTCGCCGGTGTGGCTGCCTCATCGAGGCCTGAGTCGGGCCGCGCTCCGGGACCGGGCGAACTGGCCGGTCTCGGGGAGCAGGCATGCGTCGTCGGGCCGGGTGGACATGGGCGCGGGGATGCTTACGCTGGGCCGTCCCGGTTGAGAGGTCCTCGCGTGAACCCCATCCTGCTTCGGCTCGTCTGTGGTCTGCTGTTCGCCGCCATCGTCCTGGGCGCCGTCGTCCACCCGCCCGCGAACTTCGCGCAGGGCCTGGGCATGTTGCTCCCGGCGACGATGCTGCTCGGCGTGGCCCTCAAGGGGCCTCGCCGCAACCTCATCCCGAAGAAGAAGGCCGCCCACGCCCCCGTGCGGGAGGCGCCTCCGAGCGTCTGAAGCTCCAGGGTGACCGCGCCCTCACGCCCCCGCGAGCGCCCGCAGCGCGCGTCGATCCAGCTTGCCGTTCGGTGTCCGTGGAAGCTCCGGGAGCACCCGCAGCTCGTCGATGATCATGTACCGGGGCAGCCGCTCCGCGCAGTGCTTCTTCACCTGGAGCAGGGTGGGGCCCTTGGGCGCGGTGCTCACCACGAACGCCACCAGCCGCGCCTCCAGTCCGGTCCCCGCGGCCACCACGCCCACCTCCCGCAGGTCCGGGTGCGCGAGCAGCGCGGCCTCGATCTCCCCAGGCTCGATGCGCCTCCCCCGGACCTTCATCATGTGGTCGCGACGCCCCAGGTACTCGAAGCTCCCGTCGGGCAACTGGCGGCAGAGGTCCCCCGTCGCGTATGGCGCGGCGCCCTGGGGCTCCTGGCCCCAGTAGCCGAGCATCACCGTGGGGCCCTCCACCATCAGCTCTCCCACGTCCGCGCGCTCGTCGGAGGTCGTGTCGGGCGCGTCCGTCCTCGCCAGCCAGACGCGGTCGCCGCAGCTCGCGCGGCCAATGGGGACGGGCTCCGTGCGCGCCGGGTCGAGCGTCGTCACCTCGTGCCACGTGCACACGTTGGTCTCGGTGGGACCGTACAGGTTGAAGAGGCGCGCTCCGGGCAGGTGCTCCCGCAGGGACCGCAGGTGGCGGATGGGGAAGGGCTCCCCCGCGAAGAGCACGGCCCGGAAGGGCAGTGGGGGCTGCTCCAGCAGCCCGCCCTCCGTCATCATCAGGATGAGCGCCGAGGGCACCGAGTACCACACGGTGAACCGCTCCGCGCGCACCAGCTCCACCAGCTGCCGCGGGGAGAAGGCCAGCGCCTCCGGGATGAGCGTGACGCTCGCGCCCCCGAGGAACGCCACGTAGAGGTCCAGCACCGACAGGTCGAAGAAGAAGGGCGCGTGGTTGCTGAAGCGGTCCTCGGGCGTCGTCTCCAGGAGCGCATGGCTCCACTCGATGAACGCCAGCGCGTTGCGGTGGCTGATGCAGACACCCTTCGGCGTCCCCGTGGAGCCGGACGTGTAGAGGATGTAGGCGAGCGCATCCTCCTCCAACGCTGGACGGGGGAGCGGGGCAGGGGAGAAGCCGGCCAGGCCCGACCAGGTGAGCCACGGCCCCGTGTCCTCGTCCACGATGAGGAAGCGCAGCTGCTCCAGGCCGCCACCGCGCAGCTCGGCCGCGCGCGCGGCGGTCGTCACCAGCACGTCGATGCGGCAGTCCTCGAGCATGGCCCGCGTCCGCCTCGCCGGGTTGAGCGGATCCAACGGGACATACGCCGCGCCCAGCCGGAGGACGCCCTGCATCGCGGCCACGGCCCGCGTGGACTTCTCCGTCCACAGCCCCACGCGATCTCCCCGCTGCACCCCCAGGCCGAGCAGGGCCCGCGCCACCTGGTTGGCGAGCGCGTCGAGCTGCCCATACGTGAGGACCCCGTCCGGGCCCCGGAGGGCGGGCGCGTGGGGGGCCCGCGCGGCGCTACGGATGACGATGTCGTCGAGCATCAGAGTCCCAGGTGGTTGGCGATGATGTCGCGTTGGATCTCCGACGTGCCGGAGAACAGGGTGCTGGGGATGGCGTCGCGCAGGACGCGCTCGATGCCCGTCTCCGTCACGTAGCCCATGCCGCCGTGGATCTGGATGGCGTCCAGGCCGCACTGGACCGCCGCCTCGCTGATGGCCAGCTTGGCGAGCGACACCTCCAGCTCCGCCTCCTGTCCCCGGTCCATCAGCCAGCAGGCCCGGTAGAGCAGCAGCCGCGCGGAGTCCAGCCGCTGCTTCATGTCCGCCAGCCGGTGGGAGACGGCCTGGTTCTTCCCGATGGCGCGCTTGAACTGCTTGCGCTGCCGCGCGAAGTCCACCGTCCGCTCGAGCACGCGCTCCATCACCCCCACGTACGCGCCGAACAGGCACGCCCGCTCCCACTGCATCGAGCGCTTGAAGAGCGGCGCGCCCTGGCCCTCGGCGCCCAGCCTCGAGGAGGCCGGGACCCGGCAGCCCTCCAGGTAGAGGGGGGCGATGGGCGAGGTGGTCAGGCCCATCTTCTCGAAGCGGCGCCCCACGCGCAGCCCCGGCGTGCCCTTCTCCACCAGGAACGCGCTCAGCCCCATGTAGCCGTGCGAGGCGTCCGTGACGGCGTAGACCACGAACACGTCCGCGTCCGGCCCGTTGGTGACGTAGCTCTTGGTCCCGTCGAGCACGTAGCCGTCGCCCTCGCGCGCGGCCCGCGTCTTGAGCGCGAAGACATCCGAACCCGCCTCGGCCTCGGTGATGGCGTTGGCCCCCACCCACTCCCCCGAGCACAGCCGGGGCAGGTAGCGGTCCTTCTGGCCGTCACTCCCGCCCTCCAGCAGCGGCATCACGCACGCGAAGAGGTGGGCCCCCACGGAGAAGACGAGCCCCGTGTCCTCGCACCCGCGCCCCAGCGCCTCCATGAGCCGCGCCGTCGTCAGCGCGTCCATGCCCAGGCCCCCGTACCGCTCGGGCACCGACAGCCCGAGGAAACCGAACTCGCCACAGCGCCGCCACAGCGCGCGCGGCAGTCCGTCCCCCGCCTCCACCGCGCCAGCGAGCTGGGCCCGCGCGTACGCCCGCGCTCGCTCGTACAAAGTCGTCTGTTCGCTCGTCCAGCCAAAGTCCATGGGCGCCTCGAATTGCCTTGCAGGGCACTATCGTTGTGAAGCGGTGAACAGGTCTGCGGGTTTCCGTTTCTCCCCTTGTGTCGAGATTGGCGTGTCTGGTTGATTGTATTTGCTTGGCCAGAGGTGCGGGGGTGAATCGAGAGTCTAATGCGAGGTGGTCTGAAGCCATAGCCGTCGTAGGTCTTGGGATTCGCCTTCCAGGCGCCGAGTGTCCACGTTCACTGTGGCGGCTCCTTTGTGATGGTATTGATGTGACGGATGAAATCCCGGCGTCTCGCTGGGATATGGGATTGCTCCATGACTCGGCGCCGGAGCGGCCGGGGCGCATCCGTCATCGTCGGGCGGGATTGCTGTCGGATGTGACATCGGTGGATGCGCGGGCATTCCGTCTGTCGAAGCGGGAGCTGCGTCAGATGGACCCCCAGCATCGGGTGCTGTTCGAGTGTGCGTGGCGGGCCCTGGAGGACGCGGGTATTCCCTTCGACTCGGTGCGCGGGAGTCGCACGGGGGTCTTCGTGGGGACCAGCTTCAATGACTTCCAGCGGCTGCTCGCCCGGGACTGGGAGCGGCTGGACGGGTATGCGCTGCTCGGCACGACACCGTCGTTTGCGGCCAACCGCATCTCCCACGCGTTCGACCTCCGGGGCCCCAGCACGTGCTCCAGCGTGGGGTGCGCCTCCTCGACGACGGCGATCCACGAGGCGTGCCGGAGCCTGCTGCTGGGCGAGGTGGACCTGGCGCTCGCGGGGGGCGTCGAGCTGATGCTCTCGCCGGACGCCAGCATCATGCTGTCCCAGGCCGGGGTGCTCTCCGCGGCGGGGCGGTGCAGGACGCTCGACGCGGAGGCGGACGGCTACGTCCGGGGCGAGGGCGCGGGGATGGTGGTCCTCAAGCGCCTGTCCCAGGTGGACGCGACGGACCGCGTCTACGCGGTGATTCGCGGCGGCGCCGTCAACCACAACGGGCGCAACGAGTGGGTCATGGCCCCGAGCGTCGAGGCCCAGGCGGACGTCTTCCGGCAGGCGTGCGAGCGCGCCGGGGTGGCTCCGGACTCGCTCGACTACGTGGAGCTCCATGGCTCCGCGTTCCTCAAGGGGGACGCGGCCGAGGCGCTCGCCATTGGCCAGACGCGCGGGGCCTCGCGCGAACGGGTGTGCCGGCTGGGCGCCATCAGCAACAACCTGGGCTACCTGGGCGCCGCCGCGGGCATCGCGCAGCTCGTCAAGGTGTGCCTGGCGCTGTTCCATCGCGCCTTGCCGCCGACCCTCCACGTGACGACGCCGAGTCCACACATCGCGTTCGGTGAGCTGGGGCTCCAGGTCCAGACGCGCCTCGAGCCCTGGCCCCAACCGGCGGAGGGCCAGCCGGGGCGGGCCGGCGTCGTGTCCACCTCCCTGGGCGGCTCCAATGCCTTCCTCGTCCTGGAAGCCCTCCCGGCGCGGAGGCGCGCCGAGACGTCCCGGGAGGCTGGCCACCTGCTGGTGTTCTCCGCGCTGTGTCCGGACGCCCTCCGCCAACGGGCGCAACAGCTGCGTGACTTCCTGGCGTCGACCTCGGAGGCGGAGGCGCCGCTCGATGATGTGTGTTTCACGGCGGCGTTCAAGAGACAACATCACGGCTGCAGAGGCGCGGTGGTGGCGGCGAGTCGAGAGGGATTGGTGGAGGGATTGGGCGCGTGTCTGCAATCAGACATGAAGACGCCCTGGGTCGAACGCGAAGGACTGACGTCCTGGGTGTCTATCGCTCGTGAATATCTTGCGGGTAGCATGGTTTCACGGGATGCGTTTCCAGCAGGTGGTGGGGGCTGCGTGAGTCTTCCTGTCTATCCATTCCAGCGACAGCGTCTGTGGCCGGAATGGCTGTCGCCCGGTGAGGTGTCTCGCGCGCCGCTGGGGGGCCGCCAGGAGGCGCCCGTGCCACGTCCGGTGGGGCCGGAGCCGGCGAGCGACTTCAGGACGGGTTCGACGGCCGTGCGCGAGGCCCGGCTGCTCACGTTGCTGCGTGCCCTGGTGGCGGAGGTGCTGGAAGTGGAGCCCTCGGTGGTGGAGACGCGGGAGCGGACGTTGTTCGAGCTGGGCATGTCGTCGGTCGGGCTGGTGGCGCTCCGGGGACGCGTCAGCCGCGAGCTGGGGCTGTCGCTCCCGACGACGCTGTTCTTCGAGTACCCCCGACTGGAGCCGCTGGCGACGCGGCTGCGGCTGCTCCTCGACGCGCGCGCGGGAGCGCCCGTCGACACGGGAGGCGAAGCGGCGGCGGGCCCCGGGGACGCGGAGCTGGTGGCCCGCATCTCCTCGATGACGGAGGAGCAGCTGCGCGAGCGCATCGCGCGGAAGCTGGAGGAGCTTGGCGCGGAGGTCGACCGATGAGCGGCAAGGGCGCCGTGGCCTCGGAGTTGTCCGCGCTCCAGCAGGCCCTACTCACCATCGAGCGGCTCCAGCAGAAGCTCGCCGCCGCCTCGTCCGCCGAGGACGACGCCGTGGCCATCATCGGCATGGGCTGCCGCTTCCCGGGCGGCGCGTCCAGCCCCGAGCGGTTCCGGTCCCTGCTGTGGAGCGGGCGCGAGGCCGTGACGGAGGTGCCCGCGGAGCGCCGCGCCCTGCAGGGCATCCACGACCCGGACCCGTCCACCGCCGGCAAGACGACGATGCGCCGCGCGGGGTTCGTGGAGGGCGTCGACCGCTTCGACGCGGAGTTCTTCCGCGTCTCCCGCCGCGAGGCGGAGGGGATGGACCCCCAGCAGCGCTTCTTCCTCGAGGTGAGCTGGGAGGCCCTGGAGGACGCGGGGCTGTCGCCCCAGCGACTGGAGGGTTCGCGGACCGGCGTCTTCGCGGGCGTCCACGCCCGGGACTACGCGCTGGTGTCCGAAGGGGGATTGGAGCGGGTGGGGCCCCACTACTCGACGGGCGTGGACGCCAGCTATGTGGCGGGGCGGCTCTCGTACCTGCTGGGGTTGCAGGGCCCGAGCCTCGCGGTGGACACCGCCTGCTCGTCGTCCCTGGTCGCGGTGCACCTGGCCTGTCAGAGCCTGCGCTCGGGGGAGTCCTCGGTCGCCATCGCAGGTGGGGTGAAGCTCCTGCTGGCGCCGCACCTGAGCGTGTTTCTCTCCAAGGCGGGGGCGCTCTCGCCGACCCAGCGTTGTCGCGCCTTCGACCGGGACGCGGACGGCATGGTGCAGGGCGAGGGGTGTGGCGTGGTCATCCTGAAGCGCCGGCGCGATGCGCTCCGGGACGGGGACAGGATCCTCGCCACGCTGCTGGCCACGTCGATGAACCACGACGGAGCCAGCGGTGGCCTCACGGTGCCGAACGTCCGGGCGCAGGAGTCGCTGTACCGGCTCGCGCTCCAGCGCGCGGGCATCGACCCCGCGCAGGTCGACTACCTGGAAGCGCACGGCACGGGGACGCGGTTGGGAGATCCCATCGAGCTGCAAGGCATCTCCCGCGTCTATGGCGTCCAGCGGCCCCGGAAGCAGCCCCTGTGGGTCGGCTCCGTCAAGCCGAACATCGGCCACGCGGAGGCCGCCGCTGGCATCGCGGGGTTGATCAAGGCCGTGCAGGTCCTGCGGACGGGGGAGGTCCCGCCGTCCCTCCATTTCGAGCACCCGACCCCGGAGTTCGCCTGGGACGGCTCCGGCCTCGCGGTCGCCCGCGAGCGCACGGTGCTGCCGGTTCGCGACCGTCCGCTGCGCGTCGCCGTGAGCTCGTTCGGGATGAGTGGAGTGAATGCCCATGCGCTCGTCGAGGCCCACCCCGACGCC
The genomic region above belongs to Myxococcus stipitatus and contains:
- a CDS encoding amino acid adenylation domain-containing protein, translating into MMLDDIVIRSAARAPHAPALRGPDGVLTYGQLDALANQVARALLGLGVQRGDRVGLWTEKSTRAVAAMQGVLRLGAAYVPLDPLNPARRTRAMLEDCRIDVLVTTAARAAELRGGGLEQLRFLIVDEDTGPWLTWSGLAGFSPAPLPRPALEEDALAYILYTSGSTGTPKGVCISHRNALAFIEWSHALLETTPEDRFSNHAPFFFDLSVLDLYVAFLGGASVTLIPEALAFSPRQLVELVRAERFTVWYSVPSALILMMTEGGLLEQPPLPFRAVLFAGEPFPIRHLRSLREHLPGARLFNLYGPTETNVCTWHEVTTLDPARTEPVPIGRASCGDRVWLARTDAPDTTSDERADVGELMVEGPTVMLGYWGQEPQGAAPYATGDLCRQLPDGSFEYLGRRDHMMKVRGRRIEPGEIEAALLAHPDLREVGVVAAGTGLEARLVAFVVSTAPKGPTLLQVKKHCAERLPRYMIIDELRVLPELPRTPNGKLDRRALRALAGA
- a CDS encoding FAD-dependent monooxygenase translates to MSASPTLGRESTHDVIIAGAGPVGLFLACELRLAKLDVLVLEQAVDPRSPLKQLPFGLRGLWVPSIEAFYRRGLLDAISEHPREAGGARFKYRRSIGDTSGPAGHFASFQFDFANIDSSRWRYRIPGPADTQLAGELGHIEQVLVERALALGVEVRRGQGVSGFEQSEEEVVVHAGEQRFLARYLVGCDGARSVVRKHGGFAFVGSEPEFTGYSVHVDLADPAMLPLGAHLTEAGRYQQWRPGYVTALEFDGGAFHRTQPITLDQVQAVLRRVSGKDVRVTALHVATTWTDRAMQATTYRQGRVLLAGDAAHIHSPLGGQGMNLGIGDAMNLGWKLAATIHGDAPNHLLDSYTAERHPVGERILDWTRAQVALMRPKSSALQAIVRDLLETRDGATYFAERLWGLTLRYDSGDAHPLVGRSCPDFELDDGTRLGALLENGQGVLLDFDEQVPVLDGHWGTRVRYVGRDAKERLGVSAVLVRPDGFVAWACDTTATPQEVERSAAKWFGAPQRREAMGTR
- a CDS encoding beta-ketoacyl synthase N-terminal-like domain-containing protein, which gives rise to MNRESNARWSEAIAVVGLGIRLPGAECPRSLWRLLCDGIDVTDEIPASRWDMGLLHDSAPERPGRIRHRRAGLLSDVTSVDARAFRLSKRELRQMDPQHRVLFECAWRALEDAGIPFDSVRGSRTGVFVGTSFNDFQRLLARDWERLDGYALLGTTPSFAANRISHAFDLRGPSTCSSVGCASSTTAIHEACRSLLLGEVDLALAGGVELMLSPDASIMLSQAGVLSAAGRCRTLDAEADGYVRGEGAGMVVLKRLSQVDATDRVYAVIRGGAVNHNGRNEWVMAPSVEAQADVFRQACERAGVAPDSLDYVELHGSAFLKGDAAEALAIGQTRGASRERVCRLGAISNNLGYLGAAAGIAQLVKVCLALFHRALPPTLHVTTPSPHIAFGELGLQVQTRLEPWPQPAEGQPGRAGVVSTSLGGSNAFLVLEALPARRRAETSREAGHLLVFSALCPDALRQRAQQLRDFLASTSEAEAPLDDVCFTAAFKRQHHGCRGAVVAASREGLVEGLGACLQSDMKTPWVEREGLTSWVSIAREYLAGSMVSRDAFPAGGGGCVSLPVYPFQRQRLWPEWLSPGEVSRAPLGGRQEAPVPRPVGPEPASDFRTGSTAVREARLLTLLRALVAEVLEVEPSVVETRERTLFELGMSSVGLVALRGRVSRELGLSLPTTLFFEYPRLEPLATRLRLLLDARAGAPVDTGGEAAAGPGDAELVARISSMTEEQLRERIARKLEELGAEVDR
- a CDS encoding acyl-CoA dehydrogenase family protein → MDFGWTSEQTTLYERARAYARAQLAGAVEAGDGLPRALWRRCGEFGFLGLSVPERYGGLGMDALTTARLMEALGRGCEDTGLVFSVGAHLFACVMPLLEGGSDGQKDRYLPRLCSGEWVGANAITEAEAGSDVFALKTRAAREGDGYVLDGTKSYVTNGPDADVFVVYAVTDASHGYMGLSAFLVEKGTPGLRVGRRFEKMGLTTSPIAPLYLEGCRVPASSRLGAEGQGAPLFKRSMQWERACLFGAYVGVMERVLERTVDFARQRKQFKRAIGKNQAVSHRLADMKQRLDSARLLLYRACWLMDRGQEAELEVSLAKLAISEAAVQCGLDAIQIHGGMGYVTETGIERVLRDAIPSTLFSGTSEIQRDIIANHLGL